In Cystobacter ferrugineus, the following proteins share a genomic window:
- a CDS encoding bifunctional serine/threonine-protein kinase/formylglycine-generating enzyme family protein has protein sequence MRPTASPKVGPDAGDCLSDELMVELMEGRLSEEQLARAHRHAAQCNDCRSLLATVVRGGLALQGAPPATKEQFPEESTFTMMEGAGRRDNRAPREAPPASNSWSPPLQFDEFRLVRQLGRGGMGVVYLARDTSLERFVAVKFIASEQPTRWVRAYFESEARAIARLQHPNVVTVFRVGAIEGHAFTVSEYVVGQSLAELPRPVPWRRVLTLGLGLARGLAAAHRHGVLHRDIKPSNALVTQAGEVKLLDFGLAERFDHDAVSLPWDAPIFAGTPRYMAPELLGGAPATPQSDIYALGLVLHELCTGRLPRAQEELLARFSRRAPAQEPGDEPAPAGFPEGMDPDFTTLIHQCLAPNPSERFASTERVCEHLERLEKSNASAPLATGNPYRGLASFEASHRELFFGRDDDIRAVLERLQRQPLVLVAGDSGVGKSSLCRAGVLPRVAAGELDQGREYSTVTFCPGRRPLQSLAAALAPLLHRKEADIFEAFSSTPTGFGQALREAYQGRHSLLLFIDQLEELITLAEPEQAERFALLMGELALPSAGVRVLLAVRGDFLTRVCVLPGLGDGAERGLYVLRPLSAEGVREAIVGPARGQGVVFESDELIQTLVSSTAQGAGSLPLLQFALAELWERHDRVQGRITRMALEEMGGVAGALSRHADGVLARLDPAEQQAARRLLPRLVTAEGTRGEREFGTAGDAATDAALRALVEGRLLHASTAAGGARYQIAHDSLLTSWGTLRNWLDNDIGHRAVRQRLEAASAEWERLSRPREALWSQLQLDEARPLDPSTLGVRERVFLLASSRVARLQRWGRRLSLLLVLLAPAVIYGALRLQEYLADVRFVSARLQEAREALAEGRTLGTRVHARREEALARFDDRLPASSSFAVLSDPQDSRTVAEQHWREVLALLEQAEGAYVRATRSLERALERGRAQGQARPLLLEATYEHMLLAESFHQQGAREEMRQRLEHLIEDAGEGAASWRQRVLARAELELVTEPPGARGVLERYVSDAQGEARGEPVSAFGPTPLPPTPLPVGSYLLRVTRPGRAPVVLPLQLTRGGRERIHLVLPEAVPEGHVYIPPGCFLLGSADPEQVRGFMRAAPLHRVCLGEGYLIGRTEVTFQDWLEYLDTLPPGAEARRILEQPRFSAAGAITLRQQPGGGWIFSFLRSNDIVLTASEGEPILYPGRHVRHRVDWRKLPLTGVSAEDLQGYFYWLDQSGRLPGARLCNELEWERAARGADGRTFPHGDRLEPDDVNMDVTYGRKSTSFGPDEVGAHPASASPFGLLDMAGNAFELTRPATADLGRIVLRGGAWYYDQFGARVANRTAGDPTQRDVLIGVRVCASFTPRP, from the coding sequence GTGAGACCGACAGCCTCACCCAAGGTGGGACCCGACGCGGGCGACTGCCTCTCCGACGAGCTGATGGTGGAGCTGATGGAGGGCCGACTGTCGGAGGAGCAGTTGGCGCGCGCCCATCGCCACGCCGCCCAGTGCAATGATTGTCGTTCCCTGCTCGCCACGGTCGTGCGCGGCGGCCTGGCGTTGCAAGGCGCTCCGCCCGCGACGAAAGAGCAATTCCCGGAGGAGAGCACCTTCACGATGATGGAGGGCGCGGGTCGGAGAGACAACCGCGCGCCCCGTGAAGCGCCTCCGGCCAGCAATTCCTGGTCACCCCCCCTCCAATTCGACGAGTTCCGCCTCGTGCGCCAGCTTGGCCGCGGCGGCATGGGGGTCGTCTACCTGGCGCGGGATACCTCCCTGGAGCGGTTCGTGGCGGTGAAGTTCATCGCTTCCGAGCAGCCCACGCGGTGGGTTCGTGCGTACTTCGAGAGCGAGGCCCGCGCCATCGCCCGCCTGCAGCACCCCAATGTCGTCACCGTCTTCCGTGTTGGTGCGATCGAGGGGCACGCCTTCACCGTCTCCGAGTATGTCGTTGGCCAGAGCCTCGCGGAATTGCCCCGGCCGGTGCCCTGGCGGCGGGTGCTCACGCTGGGGCTCGGTCTGGCCCGAGGTCTGGCGGCGGCGCATCGCCACGGGGTGCTGCACCGCGACATCAAGCCCTCCAACGCTCTCGTCACCCAGGCGGGCGAGGTGAAGTTGCTCGATTTCGGCCTGGCCGAGCGCTTCGATCACGACGCCGTCTCGCTACCCTGGGACGCGCCGATCTTCGCGGGCACGCCGCGCTACATGGCGCCCGAGCTCCTGGGCGGCGCGCCCGCCACGCCTCAGAGTGATATCTACGCCCTGGGCCTCGTGCTCCATGAGCTGTGCACGGGCCGGCTGCCACGCGCCCAGGAGGAGCTGCTCGCCCGCTTTAGCCGCCGGGCCCCCGCCCAGGAGCCGGGCGACGAGCCGGCCCCGGCCGGGTTCCCCGAGGGGATGGACCCGGACTTCACCACGCTCATCCACCAGTGCCTGGCGCCCAATCCCTCCGAGCGCTTCGCCTCGACCGAGCGGGTCTGCGAGCATCTCGAGCGGCTGGAGAAGAGCAACGCGTCCGCGCCCCTGGCCACCGGCAACCCCTACCGGGGCCTCGCCTCCTTCGAGGCCAGCCACCGGGAACTCTTCTTCGGACGAGACGACGACATCCGCGCCGTGCTCGAGCGCCTCCAGCGCCAGCCCCTGGTGCTCGTCGCGGGAGACTCCGGGGTGGGCAAGTCCTCGCTGTGCCGCGCTGGCGTGCTGCCCCGTGTGGCCGCGGGCGAGCTGGACCAGGGCCGTGAGTACTCCACGGTGACATTCTGCCCCGGCCGCCGCCCGTTGCAGTCCCTGGCCGCCGCGCTCGCGCCGCTCCTGCATCGCAAGGAGGCCGACATCTTCGAGGCGTTCTCCTCCACGCCCACCGGCTTCGGGCAGGCGCTGCGCGAGGCGTATCAGGGCCGGCACTCCCTGCTGCTGTTCATCGATCAGCTCGAGGAACTCATCACCCTGGCCGAGCCCGAGCAGGCGGAGCGCTTCGCCCTGCTGATGGGCGAGCTGGCCCTGCCTTCCGCGGGGGTGCGTGTGCTGCTGGCCGTGCGCGGCGACTTCCTCACGCGCGTGTGCGTGTTGCCAGGGCTGGGCGATGGGGCCGAGCGAGGGCTCTACGTCCTTCGGCCGCTGAGCGCCGAGGGGGTGCGCGAGGCCATCGTCGGCCCCGCTCGCGGCCAGGGCGTCGTCTTCGAGTCCGACGAACTCATCCAGACACTCGTCTCGTCCACGGCGCAGGGCGCGGGCAGCCTGCCACTGCTCCAGTTCGCGCTCGCCGAGCTCTGGGAGCGGCACGACCGGGTGCAAGGCCGCATCACCCGGATGGCACTCGAGGAGATGGGCGGAGTGGCCGGGGCGCTGTCGCGGCACGCCGACGGGGTGCTCGCGCGCCTCGATCCGGCCGAGCAGCAGGCGGCACGGCGGCTGCTGCCGCGGCTGGTAACGGCCGAGGGCACGCGCGGCGAGCGGGAGTTCGGCACGGCGGGGGATGCGGCCACCGACGCCGCCCTGCGGGCGCTCGTCGAGGGCCGGCTGCTGCACGCGAGCACCGCGGCGGGCGGGGCCCGGTATCAAATCGCCCATGACTCGCTCCTCACAAGCTGGGGCACGCTGCGCAACTGGCTCGACAACGACATCGGCCATCGCGCGGTGCGCCAGCGCCTCGAGGCGGCGAGCGCCGAGTGGGAGCGCCTGTCGCGTCCTCGAGAGGCGCTGTGGAGTCAACTCCAGCTCGACGAGGCCCGCCCGCTGGACCCCTCCACGTTGGGCGTGCGCGAGCGGGTCTTCCTGCTCGCTTCCTCCCGCGTCGCGAGGCTCCAGCGCTGGGGGCGGCGCCTGTCCCTGCTGCTGGTGTTGCTCGCGCCCGCCGTCATCTATGGCGCCCTCCGACTGCAAGAGTATCTGGCCGACGTGCGTTTCGTCTCCGCGCGCCTTCAGGAGGCACGGGAGGCACTCGCGGAGGGCCGCACCCTCGGGACGCGGGTGCATGCGCGCCGTGAGGAGGCGCTCGCGCGGTTCGACGACCGGCTCCCCGCGTCCTCCAGCTTCGCCGTGTTATCGGACCCCCAGGACTCCCGGACCGTTGCCGAGCAGCACTGGCGCGAGGTGCTCGCCCTGCTCGAGCAGGCGGAGGGGGCTTATGTTCGCGCCACCCGCTCCCTGGAGCGAGCACTCGAGCGCGGGCGCGCCCAGGGCCAGGCTCGCCCGTTGCTTCTGGAGGCCACCTACGAGCACATGCTGCTCGCCGAGAGCTTCCACCAGCAAGGCGCGCGGGAGGAAATGCGGCAGCGCCTGGAGCACCTGATTGAAGATGCCGGGGAGGGGGCGGCGTCGTGGCGACAGCGGGTGTTGGCCCGGGCCGAGCTCGAACTGGTGACCGAGCCCCCTGGCGCGAGGGGGGTCCTCGAGCGCTACGTCAGCGACGCCCAGGGGGAGGCGCGCGGTGAGCCCGTCAGCGCTTTTGGTCCCACGCCTCTTCCTCCCACGCCGCTGCCCGTGGGCTCCTATCTCCTGCGCGTGACGCGGCCCGGCCGTGCTCCCGTCGTCCTGCCCTTGCAGCTCACGCGCGGCGGTCGCGAGCGGATCCACCTCGTGCTCCCCGAGGCCGTGCCCGAGGGCCATGTCTACATTCCCCCTGGATGCTTCCTGCTGGGCAGCGCCGACCCGGAGCAGGTTCGCGGCTTCATGCGCGCCGCGCCGCTGCACCGCGTCTGTCTCGGCGAGGGGTACCTCATCGGGCGCACGGAGGTGACGTTCCAGGACTGGCTGGAGTACCTCGACACGCTGCCCCCCGGGGCCGAGGCCCGGCGCATCCTCGAGCAGCCACGCTTCAGCGCCGCCGGCGCCATCACCCTGCGGCAGCAGCCCGGAGGCGGCTGGATCTTCTCCTTCCTGCGCTCCAACGACATCGTCCTCACGGCGAGCGAGGGGGAGCCCATCCTCTACCCAGGCCGCCATGTGCGTCACAGGGTGGACTGGCGCAAGCTGCCCCTGACCGGCGTCTCGGCCGAGGACCTCCAGGGTTACTTCTACTGGCTCGACCAGTCCGGGCGGCTGCCCGGGGCGCGGCTGTGCAATGAGCTCGAGTGGGAGCGCGCCGCCCGCGGCGCCGATGGCCGCACCTTCCCTCATGGTGACCGGCTGGAGCCCGATGACGTCAACATGGATGTGACGTACGGGCGGAAGTCCACGTCCTTCGGGCCCGACGAGGTCGGCGCCCATCCGGCCTCGGCGAGTCCTTTCGGTCTGCTCGACATGGCGGGCAACGCGTTCGAGCTGACGCGGCCGGCGACGGCGGACCTTGGCCGCATCGTCCTGCGTGGAGGCGCCTGGTACTACGATCAGTTTGGCGCCCGCGTCGCCAACCGCACGGCGGGCGATCCGACCCAGCGTGACGTCCTCATCGGCGTGCGTGTCTGTGCGTCATTCACCCCTCGGCCGTAG
- a CDS encoding sigma-70 family RNA polymerase sigma factor: MTQPSELVATFLAHARGRIEAPAEAAALEGLLGRVWEEVRTQWPEVELSAERFVRHLAERLPETEPEGQIASRLEQLSLSELYLACACIQGSATAISAFDKHYLSRLPGMLGYLRQPATIIDEVCQLTRVKLLVHTPGGAPRLNDYTGRGSLLSWVRITAVRIALRVCASDKPAPDEGVIEVLESLPAPGDVELDLIRRRHHAEFRQAVREAFAALSMDERHLLRLHVVDHLSTTELGTLFRVNQSTVSRWLKSARQTVFDETRRRLQARLGLSARDFQSFLAALDSQLELGISQVFGQEDAQARRTP; the protein is encoded by the coding sequence ATGACACAACCGTCGGAACTGGTCGCCACGTTTCTCGCCCATGCGCGAGGGCGCATCGAGGCGCCCGCGGAGGCCGCCGCACTGGAGGGTCTGCTGGGCCGCGTGTGGGAGGAGGTCCGCACTCAGTGGCCAGAAGTGGAGTTGTCCGCGGAGCGGTTCGTCCGCCACCTGGCCGAGCGGCTGCCCGAGACGGAGCCCGAGGGGCAGATTGCGTCTCGACTCGAACAGCTCTCCTTGTCGGAGCTCTACCTTGCGTGTGCTTGTATACAAGGCAGCGCCACGGCCATCTCTGCCTTCGACAAGCACTACCTGTCGAGGCTGCCGGGGATGCTTGGATACCTGAGACAACCAGCGACAATCATCGACGAGGTCTGCCAGCTCACGCGGGTGAAGCTCCTGGTCCACACGCCCGGTGGAGCCCCCCGGCTCAACGACTACACGGGCCGGGGTTCGTTGTTGAGCTGGGTGCGAATCACCGCGGTGCGCATCGCCCTCAGGGTGTGTGCCTCGGACAAGCCGGCGCCCGACGAGGGCGTGATCGAGGTGCTCGAGTCACTTCCAGCGCCGGGAGATGTGGAGTTGGACCTCATCCGGCGACGCCATCACGCCGAGTTTCGCCAGGCTGTCCGCGAGGCCTTCGCCGCGCTGTCGATGGATGAGCGGCACCTGCTGCGACTCCACGTCGTGGATCATCTGTCGACGACCGAGCTGGGGACACTGTTTCGCGTGAACCAGTCCACGGTCTCTCGCTGGTTGAAGAGCGCGCGGCAGACGGTCTTCGACGAGACCCGGCGTCGGCTGCAGGCACGGCTGGGGCTTTCCGCGCGCGACTTCCAGAGCTTCCTGGCCGCCCTGGACAGTCAGCTCGAGCTGGGCATCAGCCAGGTTTTCGGACAGGAGGACGCGCAGGCCCGGCGGACTCCGTGA
- a CDS encoding AraC family transcriptional regulator translates to MYALDIEVLPGRAWIDLTSEQGSLSIILETVGGRVETRQKLDMPNPAHHQTLRPISLIPKGMTLWGHAEDSRRVREARLDFDFAPLESVLGEELDRRKFETPLLTFRDDRIWRIGELLAAQCKTPDSLSQLYGDSLTTALFIDLLRMGKRPPNERKQGGLAPWQLRKAKDYLQVHLSEGVRLRELAQLTGLSQSQFGRAFKVSTGMTPFRWQTQARIARARELLLDGRLSLAEVSLATGFSEQSHFTRVFQRVVGTSPGAWRRAQRW, encoded by the coding sequence GTGTACGCGCTGGACATCGAGGTGCTGCCGGGCCGGGCGTGGATCGATCTCACGTCCGAGCAGGGCAGTCTGTCGATCATCCTGGAAACAGTCGGAGGGCGCGTCGAGACACGTCAGAAGCTCGACATGCCCAATCCGGCCCATCACCAGACCCTCCGCCCCATCAGCCTCATCCCCAAGGGCATGACGCTCTGGGGACATGCGGAAGACAGCCGCCGCGTGCGCGAAGCCCGGCTCGACTTCGACTTCGCTCCCCTCGAATCGGTGCTGGGCGAGGAACTCGACCGGCGGAAATTCGAGACACCCCTGCTGACGTTCCGCGATGACCGCATCTGGCGGATCGGGGAACTCCTGGCGGCCCAATGCAAGACACCTGACTCGCTCAGCCAGCTTTACGGCGACAGCCTGACGACCGCCTTGTTCATCGATCTGCTGCGAATGGGCAAGCGGCCCCCCAACGAGCGCAAGCAGGGGGGACTCGCCCCCTGGCAGCTCCGGAAGGCGAAAGACTATCTCCAGGTCCATCTGTCGGAGGGCGTGAGGCTTCGGGAACTGGCCCAGCTCACGGGCCTGTCGCAATCGCAGTTCGGCCGGGCCTTCAAGGTTTCCACCGGCATGACACCCTTCCGCTGGCAGACCCAGGCGCGGATCGCCCGGGCACGGGAGCTGCTGCTCGACGGCCGCCTGTCGCTCGCGGAGGTGTCGCTCGCCACGGGCTTCTCCGAGCAGAGCCACTTCACGCGCGTCTTCCAGCGGGTGGTGGGCACCTCTCCCGGCGCCTGGCGGCGCGCACAGAGGTGGTAG
- a CDS encoding hydrolase: MGASPNNKVGLNAMLTPDNCVLILIDHQPFQISGVQNIDPALMINNVVGLAKTAKAFNVPTLLTTVVEERGGYLIKQLQDVFPEQKPLNRTTINTWEDPRALEWVKKTGRKKIVMAALWTEICLAFPVIHALGDGYEVYIVTDASGGVSVEAHTVAIQRMVQAGAVPLTWGVFMAELQRDWAREETVPKVSQIMLEHMGAVGTNFAWELQLLGSHDKTLPPGV; this comes from the coding sequence ATGGGCGCTTCACCCAACAACAAGGTCGGACTCAACGCGATGCTGACGCCGGACAACTGCGTGCTGATCCTCATCGATCACCAGCCGTTCCAGATCAGTGGCGTGCAGAACATCGATCCCGCGCTGATGATCAACAACGTGGTCGGGCTGGCGAAGACCGCCAAGGCGTTCAACGTCCCCACCCTGCTGACCACCGTGGTCGAGGAGCGCGGAGGCTATCTGATCAAGCAGTTGCAGGATGTCTTCCCCGAGCAGAAGCCCCTCAACCGCACCACCATCAACACCTGGGAGGATCCGCGCGCCCTCGAGTGGGTGAAGAAGACCGGCCGCAAGAAGATCGTGATGGCGGCCCTCTGGACGGAGATCTGCCTGGCGTTCCCCGTCATCCACGCCCTGGGTGACGGCTACGAGGTCTACATCGTGACGGATGCCTCGGGCGGCGTCAGCGTCGAGGCCCACACCGTGGCCATCCAGCGCATGGTCCAGGCGGGCGCGGTCCCCCTCACCTGGGGGGTCTTCATGGCCGAGCTCCAGCGGGATTGGGCACGCGAGGAGACCGTCCCGAAGGTCTCGCAGATCATGCTCGAGCACATGGGCGCGGTGGGAACCAACTTCGCGTGGGAGCTCCAGTTGCTGGGCAGCCACGACAAGACGCTCCCTCCTGGCGTGTGA
- a CDS encoding carboxypeptidase-like regulatory domain-containing protein: MMRRSALLLFPVLFGLACGEGTAPSSAEELQAGSAALSAVFSGRVLDANNQPIVNARVTVNGISRFTNSTGAYSLSVTESPTGYVLDIRKDGYGPVNKLQMSSQLSQVYVLRKAYTQLIRPTVNNVIQDLPSGIRVDVLANTLRTATGSLPAGSVMFSIVPHGPDTMPGDFTARNALGQTVALETVGAVTLSAVDSQGNTLVLAAGASMNVRLPVPAALGGTMPACVLDGSCRTVMWRFNPSTGLWIEQSASPQFSSTATTFRITGVRQGGTIDPLDGLGSWNTDIEKVNPSCSIIQFVNIPISCYNPLNTNPEPGLTVSLSQTSSGGAVWTSSGTVRSSATYIAQYNLPSNAPLQLQVAFPAGAPPYCASNLTLSAAPGPAIPGDTISYDSGAPASGPGYPKDPDGNPIDFQDVFDGNHTCSSHISIQTHP, encoded by the coding sequence ATGATGAGACGCTCTGCGCTCCTGCTGTTCCCTGTCCTGTTCGGCCTCGCCTGTGGCGAGGGCACCGCCCCATCTTCCGCCGAGGAACTCCAGGCCGGCTCCGCCGCGCTGTCGGCGGTCTTCTCGGGCAGGGTCCTGGATGCCAACAACCAGCCCATCGTCAATGCCCGCGTGACGGTGAATGGCATCAGCCGCTTCACCAACAGCACGGGGGCGTACTCCCTCTCGGTGACGGAGTCGCCAACGGGTTACGTGCTCGACATCCGCAAGGACGGCTACGGCCCGGTGAACAAGCTCCAGATGTCGAGCCAGCTCAGCCAGGTGTACGTGCTCCGCAAGGCCTACACGCAACTGATCAGACCCACGGTCAATAACGTCATCCAGGACCTGCCCTCCGGGATCCGCGTGGATGTACTCGCCAATACCCTGCGCACCGCGACGGGCAGTCTGCCCGCGGGCAGCGTGATGTTCTCCATCGTGCCGCACGGCCCGGACACCATGCCTGGTGACTTCACCGCGCGCAACGCGCTCGGCCAGACGGTGGCGCTCGAGACCGTGGGCGCGGTGACGCTGTCGGCCGTGGACAGCCAGGGCAACACGCTCGTGCTGGCCGCCGGGGCCTCGATGAACGTGCGCCTGCCCGTGCCCGCCGCCCTCGGCGGCACCATGCCCGCCTGCGTGCTCGACGGGTCCTGCCGGACCGTGATGTGGCGGTTCAACCCGTCCACGGGTCTATGGATCGAGCAGAGCGCGAGCCCCCAGTTCTCCTCCACGGCCACGACGTTCCGGATCACGGGCGTACGCCAGGGCGGCACCATCGATCCCCTGGATGGCCTGGGCTCCTGGAATACCGACATCGAGAAGGTCAATCCGTCCTGCTCCATCATCCAGTTCGTCAACATCCCTATTTCTTGCTACAACCCGCTGAACACGAACCCCGAGCCCGGGCTCACCGTGAGCCTCTCGCAGACGTCCTCGGGCGGCGCGGTGTGGACGAGCAGCGGGACCGTGCGCTCCAGCGCGACGTACATCGCGCAATACAATCTCCCCTCGAATGCTCCCCTTCAGTTGCAGGTGGCGTTCCCGGCGGGTGCCCCCCCTTATTGCGCCAGCAACCTGACCCTGAGCGCGGCCCCAGGGCCGGCGATCCCGGGTGACACCATCTCGTACGACTCGGGCGCGCCCGCATCCGGTCCGGGGTATCCGAAGGATCCGGACGGCAACCCGATCGACTTCCAAGACGTGTTCGACGGCAATCACACGTGCAGTTCGCACATCTCCATCCAGACGCACCCGTAA
- a CDS encoding carbohydrate binding domain-containing protein — translation MRVRWRGSALLALLMMGPSAFAGTATVYYYTPYKAWSAPYIHHNASGSWTTSPGESLSPACTNWVMKVLTTGTASTFQAVFTDGQNRWDNPNNQSGANYNLPTSGTHQVKNGQLLANAGSPCTTSTNNQAEVYYFTGTRGWSTVNIHYAPTGGTWTPAPGVAMNETACTNWVKKTVALGAATGMKAAFNNGTTWDNNGGSDYSLGTGRITVRDGVVTANAASPCVTLPPDTSAPSIPSGLTASASGTQITLSWNASTDDRAVTGYELVRTGGTQGTKTWTTSSTSYSDTGLSARTAYLYTVKAFDAAGNKSAASISASATTGDAPPPAPPGQPLGGDIREDSIYFVLTARFYDGDSSNNRGGSMHTQSGNAANNDPMFRGDFKGLIQKLDYIKALGFSAVWITPVVLNRSDYDYHGYHGWDFYRVDPRLESSGASYQDLINAAHAKGIKIIQDVVYNHSSRWGAKGLFSPKVYGVRDSQWSWYYDAPVSGFTYDGLTVEPTSGKSYYNGDLWSTAEPAGNTCRNWGVPTGGYSKEGYRLYNCQWPNPTSGMFPAQYYHQCWIGNWEGEDSRSCWIHEDLADFNTESTPVQNFLIDVYNKYIDMGVDGFRIDTAVHIPRVTWNRRLLPAAQQHAQAKFGAKGKDFFMFGEVGSFVNDKWNRGSPNHSAQFFTWKERRTYSADDTTAALEQYNYEQAQGTSAQPTSTNAFLQGNVYHTPDHSQFSGMSVIDMRMHMNFGEASNAFFNGKDSDDSYNDATYNVVYVDSHDYGPNKSSTRYAGGTDAWAENMSLMWTFRGIPTLYYGSEIEFQAGKQIDCGPTCALATTGRAYYGDNLEGSVSASDFGVVGSASGKVAETLNKPLAKHLQRLNQIRRRIPALQKGQYSTDGVAGGMAFKRRFTDSAKGVDSFALVTLSGGATFNGIPNGTYKDAITGDVKTVTSGTLTASVSGKGNLRVYVLDFPGNPAPGKVGVDGPYLKP, via the coding sequence ATGAGAGTCCGTTGGAGAGGAAGCGCCCTGCTGGCGCTGTTGATGATGGGTCCGTCCGCGTTCGCCGGCACGGCAACTGTCTATTATTACACCCCCTACAAGGCGTGGAGCGCGCCCTATATCCACCACAATGCGAGCGGAAGCTGGACGACCTCGCCGGGCGAGTCCCTGAGTCCGGCTTGCACGAACTGGGTGATGAAGGTGCTCACCACCGGAACGGCGAGCACCTTCCAGGCCGTCTTCACCGATGGGCAGAACCGCTGGGACAACCCGAACAACCAGTCCGGTGCCAATTACAACCTCCCGACCAGCGGCACCCACCAGGTCAAGAATGGCCAGCTCCTGGCCAACGCGGGCTCGCCCTGCACCACCTCCACCAACAACCAGGCCGAGGTGTATTACTTCACCGGCACGCGCGGCTGGAGCACCGTCAACATCCACTACGCGCCAACCGGTGGTACCTGGACCCCCGCGCCCGGCGTGGCGATGAACGAGACGGCCTGTACCAACTGGGTGAAGAAGACCGTCGCCCTGGGCGCCGCCACGGGCATGAAGGCGGCGTTCAACAACGGCACCACCTGGGACAACAACGGCGGCTCGGACTACTCCCTGGGCACGGGGCGGATCACCGTCAGGGATGGCGTGGTCACCGCCAACGCCGCCTCCCCGTGCGTGACGCTCCCCCCCGACACGAGCGCTCCGTCCATTCCCTCGGGGCTCACCGCCTCGGCCTCCGGCACTCAAATCACGCTGTCGTGGAACGCCTCGACCGATGATCGCGCCGTGACGGGCTACGAGCTGGTGCGCACCGGCGGCACCCAGGGCACGAAGACCTGGACCACCTCCTCCACGAGCTACAGCGACACCGGCCTGAGCGCCCGCACGGCCTACCTCTACACGGTCAAGGCCTTCGACGCCGCGGGCAACAAGTCCGCCGCGAGCATCTCGGCCTCGGCCACCACGGGGGATGCCCCGCCTCCCGCCCCCCCGGGACAGCCGCTGGGTGGAGACATCCGCGAGGACTCCATCTACTTCGTGCTCACCGCGCGCTTCTACGACGGCGACTCCTCGAACAACCGTGGCGGCAGCATGCACACGCAGTCGGGCAATGCCGCCAACAACGATCCGATGTTCCGCGGCGACTTCAAGGGCCTCATCCAGAAGCTCGACTACATCAAGGCCCTGGGCTTCTCCGCCGTGTGGATCACCCCGGTGGTGCTCAACCGCTCCGACTACGACTACCACGGCTACCACGGCTGGGACTTCTACCGGGTCGACCCCCGCCTGGAGTCCTCTGGCGCGAGCTACCAGGATCTCATCAACGCCGCCCATGCCAAGGGCATCAAGATCATCCAGGACGTGGTCTACAACCACTCCAGCCGCTGGGGAGCCAAGGGGCTGTTCTCGCCCAAGGTCTACGGCGTGCGCGACAGCCAGTGGAGCTGGTACTACGACGCTCCCGTGTCTGGCTTCACCTATGACGGTCTGACCGTGGAGCCCACCTCCGGCAAGTCCTATTACAATGGAGATCTGTGGTCGACGGCCGAGCCCGCGGGCAACACCTGCCGCAACTGGGGCGTTCCCACGGGCGGCTACAGCAAGGAGGGCTATCGCCTCTACAACTGCCAGTGGCCCAACCCCACCTCCGGCATGTTCCCGGCGCAGTACTACCACCAGTGCTGGATTGGCAACTGGGAGGGCGAGGACTCGCGTAGCTGCTGGATCCACGAGGACCTGGCGGACTTCAACACGGAGAGCACGCCCGTGCAGAACTTCCTCATCGACGTGTACAACAAGTACATCGACATGGGCGTGGATGGCTTCCGCATCGACACCGCGGTCCACATCCCCCGCGTCACCTGGAACCGGCGCCTGCTGCCAGCCGCCCAGCAGCACGCCCAGGCGAAGTTCGGCGCCAAGGGCAAGGACTTCTTCATGTTCGGCGAGGTCGGCTCGTTCGTGAATGACAAGTGGAACCGCGGCTCGCCCAACCACTCCGCGCAGTTCTTCACCTGGAAGGAGCGCCGGACCTACAGCGCCGATGACACCACGGCCGCGCTCGAGCAGTACAACTACGAGCAGGCCCAGGGCACCTCCGCGCAGCCCACCTCCACCAATGCCTTCCTCCAGGGCAATGTCTACCACACGCCGGATCACAGCCAGTTCTCCGGCATGAGCGTGATCGACATGCGCATGCACATGAACTTCGGCGAGGCCAGCAACGCCTTCTTCAACGGCAAGGACTCGGACGACAGCTACAACGACGCCACCTACAACGTCGTGTATGTCGACTCGCACGACTACGGCCCGAACAAGTCCAGCACCCGCTACGCCGGAGGCACCGACGCCTGGGCGGAGAACATGAGCCTCATGTGGACCTTCCGCGGCATCCCGACGCTGTATTACGGCTCGGAGATCGAGTTCCAGGCCGGCAAGCAGATCGACTGCGGCCCCACGTGCGCCCTGGCCACCACCGGCCGCGCCTACTACGGCGACAACCTCGAGGGCAGCGTCTCGGCCTCGGACTTCGGCGTGGTGGGCAGCGCCTCGGGCAAGGTCGCCGAGACGCTCAACAAGCCGCTGGCGAAGCACCTGCAACGCCTCAATCAGATCCGCCGGCGCATCCCCGCGCTCCAGAAGGGGCAGTACTCCACGGACGGCGTCGCGGGCGGCATGGCCTTCAAGCGGCGCTTCACGGACTCGGCCAAGGGCGTGGACAGCTTCGCGCTGGTAACCCTCTCCGGCGGCGCCACCTTCAACGGCATCCCCAACGGCACCTACAAGGACGCCATCACCGGTGACGTGAAGACCGTGACCAGCGGCACGCTGACGGCCAGCGTCTCCGGCAAGGGCAACCTGCGGGTGTACGTGCTCGACTTCCCGGGCAACCCGGCGCCAGGCAAGGTGGGCGTGGACGGCCCCTACCTGAAGCCCTGA